The following are encoded in a window of Halosolutus halophilus genomic DNA:
- a CDS encoding SDR family NAD(P)-dependent oxidoreductase: MGLVEEKSTIITGAASGIGQATAKVFAEHGANVVVADIDVEGGEETVADIREAGGTATFVETNVADPDDVEAMIQTAVDEYGGLDVLYNNAGIEGNVAKLADQPVEGFDDVVDVNLKGVWLGMKFGISAMIEDGGGSIISTSSIGGFRGIPTYSVYGATKAGVSLMTKTVANEYAEEGIRCNAVAPGIVETEMISRVLEEDPGQEEEFLAMEPMPGLAQPEEIANAVLFLGSDLSSRVTGATLPVEGGHLA, encoded by the coding sequence ATGGGACTTGTAGAGGAGAAATCCACGATTATCACAGGTGCTGCATCGGGAATCGGGCAAGCGACAGCGAAAGTATTCGCGGAACACGGGGCGAATGTCGTCGTTGCTGACATTGATGTCGAAGGCGGCGAAGAAACGGTCGCGGATATCAGGGAAGCAGGTGGAACTGCTACCTTTGTCGAGACCAACGTAGCCGACCCGGACGATGTGGAGGCGATGATCCAAACCGCCGTCGACGAATACGGCGGATTGGACGTCCTTTATAACAACGCCGGAATTGAGGGCAATGTGGCCAAATTGGCTGATCAGCCCGTAGAAGGATTCGACGATGTTGTTGATGTGAACTTGAAGGGGGTCTGGCTCGGGATGAAGTTTGGGATTTCAGCGATGATTGAAGATGGCGGCGGATCGATAATCAGCACGTCTTCCATCGGAGGGTTTCGAGGAATCCCGACGTACTCCGTATACGGAGCTACGAAAGCAGGGGTGAGCCTCATGACAAAGACTGTTGCAAACGAGTATGCCGAAGAAGGAATTCGATGTAATGCTGTAGCTCCGGGAATCGTCGAAACTGAGATGATTAGCCGCGTTCTTGAGGAGGACCCCGGTCAAGAGGAAGAGTTCCTCGCAATGGAACCTATGCCGGGTCTAGCCCAACCTGAGGAGATCGCGAACGCCGTACTTTTCCTCGGGTCAGACCTCTCATCCCGAGTGAC
- a CDS encoding nuclear transport factor 2 family protein — protein sequence MKEVEDPAAALTVSNLAHCYMLRMDKHDVDGVLELMTDDCVLDYGDFGRYDGKDELRGFLEGYVEGETGILDSFHLAINPWITVDGDTATGRWHFLDLGHVEDMGAAWLAGFYTIDFTKEGNEWLINKLTYEAKYFSPYDDGWAETPMAI from the coding sequence ATGAAAGAGGTAGAAGATCCCGCAGCAGCGTTGACAGTATCGAACCTTGCCCACTGTTACATGCTCAGGATGGACAAACACGACGTTGATGGTGTCCTAGAGTTGATGACTGATGACTGTGTCCTTGATTATGGCGACTTTGGGCGATACGACGGGAAGGACGAACTCAGGGGGTTTCTTGAAGGATACGTTGAGGGGGAGACGGGAATTCTCGATTCCTTCCACTTAGCAATCAACCCGTGGATTACCGTGGATGGAGACACTGCCACAGGACGCTGGCACTTCCTTGATCTCGGTCACGTGGAAGATATGGGGGCAGCGTGGCTCGCTGGCTTCTACACAATCGATTTCACCAAGGAAGGCAACGAGTGGTTGATTAACAAACTCACCTACGAGGCGAAATACTTCTCGCCCTACGACGACGGCTGGGCCGAAACGCCGATGGCCATTTAA
- a CDS encoding class I adenylate-forming enzyme family protein, with protein sequence MEFNFDLGIGDQESFVDQTQHFNVGDLMRKAARMYADQTAVSEPHRKVTYTELNERVNSLANALLDRGYEKGQARVAVLAENRGEYIEPYFAAAKVGFIVPALNWRLEEEELVHCASLVDPDALVVSEQYREKAQWIEDELEDPPEIINLDGDDGDISYESLIDEGSSEEPAPEYTADPEQGLVVLYTSGTTGLPKGVVISHRAWLARGQNYIIDWNMERGDGWIAWAPLFHIISADALPAVFTLGGTYYPPNGFDNERIVEILLEEDEGGIGWLFLLPGVINSFLDYLEENDIDVENMREIRGVGALADLVDPKKVQRVTDKFDMQFTNSYGATEVGNVLSAGNDIPIGVRPDDEDLRKIESSFVDLKLIDENWNEVEERGELAARGPALCSGYINNPEANEEDFKDGWFRTGDIFEYNDDCTYSFINRRKYLIKSGGENIYPAEIEKMLLQREEIEEATVVRVPDEKWGEVPRAIVSTYNPDELDVDDLMEMLKENLANYKLPQYMKITHPDDLPRSATGKVVRENLEEWEVDETNRVREV encoded by the coding sequence ATGGAGTTTAACTTCGACCTGGGGATAGGGGACCAAGAATCGTTCGTAGACCAGACCCAACATTTCAACGTCGGCGATTTGATGCGGAAGGCCGCACGGATGTACGCGGATCAGACTGCCGTCAGTGAACCTCATCGGAAGGTCACGTACACCGAACTCAATGAACGCGTCAATTCACTCGCGAATGCGCTGCTTGACCGCGGGTACGAAAAAGGGCAGGCTCGGGTCGCTGTCCTCGCGGAGAATCGAGGGGAATACATCGAGCCGTACTTCGCCGCTGCGAAGGTAGGATTCATAGTCCCTGCGCTCAACTGGCGGCTCGAAGAGGAGGAACTCGTTCACTGTGCCAGCCTCGTCGACCCGGACGCACTCGTAGTCTCCGAACAGTATCGGGAGAAAGCCCAATGGATTGAAGATGAGCTTGAAGATCCGCCGGAAATCATCAATCTTGACGGAGACGACGGCGACATCTCCTACGAGTCGCTAATCGACGAGGGGTCATCTGAGGAGCCCGCTCCTGAATACACGGCCGATCCTGAGCAAGGACTAGTCGTCCTTTACACGTCAGGGACCACTGGTCTTCCAAAGGGTGTCGTAATCAGCCACCGAGCGTGGCTGGCTCGAGGACAAAACTACATCATCGATTGGAATATGGAGCGGGGTGATGGGTGGATTGCGTGGGCACCGCTATTCCACATCATCTCGGCGGATGCCCTCCCAGCGGTGTTCACTCTCGGCGGAACTTACTACCCACCCAACGGCTTCGACAACGAACGCATCGTCGAAATCCTCCTTGAGGAAGACGAGGGCGGGATTGGATGGCTGTTCCTCCTTCCGGGAGTCATCAACAGCTTCCTCGATTATCTCGAAGAAAACGACATCGATGTTGAAAACATGCGCGAAATTAGGGGCGTGGGTGCCTTGGCAGACCTCGTTGATCCGAAAAAAGTCCAGCGGGTCACGGATAAATTCGACATGCAATTCACCAACTCCTATGGCGCTACTGAGGTCGGGAACGTGTTGAGCGCTGGGAACGACATCCCGATCGGTGTCCGACCGGACGATGAGGATCTCCGAAAGATAGAGTCGTCATTCGTCGATCTGAAACTCATCGACGAGAACTGGAACGAAGTTGAGGAGCGAGGCGAACTCGCTGCACGCGGGCCGGCTCTCTGCAGCGGTTATATCAACAACCCAGAGGCCAATGAAGAGGACTTCAAGGACGGGTGGTTCCGGACCGGCGATATCTTCGAGTACAATGACGATTGCACGTACAGTTTCATCAACCGCCGAAAGTACCTCATCAAGAGCGGTGGAGAAAACATCTACCCCGCAGAGATCGAAAAAATGCTCCTCCAACGCGAGGAGATCGAAGAAGCGACGGTCGTTCGGGTCCCAGACGAGAAGTGGGGAGAAGTCCCGCGTGCGATTGTGAGCACATACAATCCTGACGAGCTTGACGTAGATGACCTCATGGAGATGTTGAAGGAAAATCTAGCGAACTATAAACTCCCACAATATATGAAAATCACTCATCCCGACGATCTCCCCCGGTCAGCGACCGGAAAGGTCGTCAGAGAAAATCTCGAAGAGTGGGAAGTCGACGAAACGAATCGGGTCCGTGAAGTCTGA